The genomic stretch TTTGCTCACCGTTTCAAAATTTGATGAGGTTCAAGTGGTAAAAGGAACCTTTCAACTTGGCGGCGTTCGAATGAATGTCTATATGTACCTTGTTGACGAACTTTTAATCGACTGTGGTCCAAGTCGTCTTCAAAAAGAAATCAGTGATTTTCTTTCAAATGAACGCTATACCCAAATAATCTTAACGCATCACCATGAAGATCATACTGGAAATGCTTCAATCGTACCTGGGTCGATTCCAATCTACATCCATCCGACTGGCATTCCTCTTTGTCGCGATAAGCCTCATCTTCCACTGTACCGAAGAGTATTTTGGGGATCTAGAAAGCCTTTTTCCCCAAAGGGAATTGAGCATCGCATTAAAACAAAGCACCATACGTTTGAATTGCTTCATACGCCGGGGCATGCTCCTGATCATCTTGCGCTACTAGAACAGAATCAGGGATGGCTGTTTACTGGTGATCTTTATGTGATGAGTCATCCTAAAAGCATTTTCGCGTTTGAATCTATTCCGGACGTGATTCAATCGCTTCATCATGTTTTACGTTATGATTTTGACACCGTTTTTTGTTCTCATGCCGGCGTTTTGCAAAATGGACGGAAGCGACTGGAGGAAAAGCTTCAATATCTTCTTTCCATACAGAACCAGGTGCTCCAAAAACACAGTGATGGAAAGCCTGCCTCTGTCATTCAGAAGGAACTTTTTCCAGATCGACATGTCCTCAATTACTTTTCTCTGTTTGAGAATTCATCCAAGCATATTATTACGTCGATCTTACATAAAAACGGATTACAATAGCAAAGCTCACGTCTCTCCTTCTTAAGGTCTGAGACGCGAGCTTTTATCTATATATTGGTCATACCAGTAAATGATATTTCTCCCCTGTTTCTTCGCTAAATACAAACGTTCATCTGCCAGTTTCAAACAAGGAGTCATGCCATTTTCGAATGGGAAAAGTGCTGTACCAAAGCTCATTGTTATGCTAAAGCGATCACCGTTCGCCGTAAACGTCGTATTTCGAATCGCTAGTTGAATCGTTTCAAGACGCTCTTTCGCTTCTTCTATATTTGTTGCATCAAGTAGAATGGCAAGTTCTTCTCCTCCATATCGATACGCTCTTCCACTCGTTCCGATTTGTTTTTTGAAAATGTCACCAATTTTACGCAATACATGATCGCCAACCATATGTCCGAATTGATCATTCACCGCTTTAAAATAATCAATATCGGAGAGAACAACAAGTACCGGATTCCCCTCTTCAGCACAGTAACGTAGATCTTCTTGGAATGACCTGTGATTATAGAGTTCTGTTAAAAAATCTTTTCGAGCAATGTCCTCTAGCTGCGTGTTTTTCGAGCGCATCATTCGCTCTCTCGAAACGATGATCCCCCCTAATAACCCAATAAAAATTAAAAACATAAAGTCTAAAAGATAACCAACAAGCCCTTCGCCGGTAAACGAATAACCACTAAAGATAAGAACACCGGTATATCCACCGCCAAGTAAAAGAGCTGCAACCATACCTCCTGTAAATTTCCAATACACGGCAACATGTAAAATAATTAAGTAAGCGATTGGGAACAAAGAACTTTCTGCACCACCAGTAAGGGCAATCAACCAGAGAAACGCAACGTAATCAAAAACCACGCTTAATTTAGTCATATATTGATATCTTTTTGAGTTCAAAGGAGTACAGTGAAGCGCAAATTCAGCAATCGTCATATAAACAACACCAAATAAAAACAAAACTAAAAAAGAAGGGCTCGTTCCTTGTAAGAAAAAGTAGTAATATCCACCTGCAATAACAAGAAAAACCCATCGAAATAGGGATAAAATCGTTTCTATCGAATGATCGTTTTGTGTTCTCACATTCACTTCATTTTCAACCCTTTTCATGTTGACCTTTTCCAATAATGAAATTTTTTCCACATACTCTATTATAACGAAAATCGACTAGACAATCGATTG from Bacillus sp. Cs-700 encodes the following:
- a CDS encoding GGDEF domain-containing protein, encoding MKRVENEVNVRTQNDHSIETILSLFRWVFLVIAGGYYYFFLQGTSPSFLVLFLFGVVYMTIAEFALHCTPLNSKRYQYMTKLSVVFDYVAFLWLIALTGGAESSLFPIAYLIILHVAVYWKFTGGMVAALLLGGGYTGVLIFSGYSFTGEGLVGYLLDFMFLIFIGLLGGIIVSRERMMRSKNTQLEDIARKDFLTELYNHRSFQEDLRYCAEEGNPVLVVLSDIDYFKAVNDQFGHMVGDHVLRKIGDIFKKQIGTSGRAYRYGGEELAILLDATNIEEAKERLETIQLAIRNTTFTANGDRFSITMSFGTALFPFENGMTPCLKLADERLYLAKKQGRNIIYWYDQYIDKSSRLRP
- a CDS encoding MBL fold metallo-hydrolase, encoding MEGVMNLLTVSKFDEVQVVKGTFQLGGVRMNVYMYLVDELLIDCGPSRLQKEISDFLSNERYTQIILTHHHEDHTGNASIVPGSIPIYIHPTGIPLCRDKPHLPLYRRVFWGSRKPFSPKGIEHRIKTKHHTFELLHTPGHAPDHLALLEQNQGWLFTGDLYVMSHPKSIFAFESIPDVIQSLHHVLRYDFDTVFCSHAGVLQNGRKRLEEKLQYLLSIQNQVLQKHSDGKPASVIQKELFPDRHVLNYFSLFENSSKHIITSILHKNGLQ